The region CTTAGTTAGCTTTGAGATAGGAGGCAGAACACCGAAAGCATCCGCTGTTAAAAAGATAATGACGTTAGGATGACCGGCAACACTAGGTAACTGAGCACCAGGAATATAATCGATTGGATAGGCAGCTCTTGTATTCTCCGTATATTTGCTACTAGAGTAATCAATTTCTCCAGTAACCGCATGATAATCCACATTTTCTAGGACCGTACCAAAGCGGATAGCATTCCAGATCTGAGGCTCTTTTTCCGGAGACAAATGGATACATTTAGCGTAGCAGCCTCCTTCAATATTAAAGACACCGTCCTCTGACCAGCCGTGTTCATCATCTCCGATTAATCTTCTGAATGGGTCAGCAGATAAGGTTGTTTTCCCCGTACCTGATAGTCCAAAGAATAGCGCTACGTCCCCGGCGTCTCCAACATTAGCAGAGCAATGCATCGGAAACACGTTCTTTTTTGGTAGGACATAATTCATCACGCTGAAAATGGACTTTTTCATTTCTCCCGCGTATTCCGTCCCTCCGATTAGGACGATCCTCTTTTCAAAGCTAACGAGTACAAACGCTTCAGAATGAGTACCATCTACTACAGGATCTGCTTTAAAGCCCGGTGCAGAAACAATGGTAAAAAGGCCCTCTGTCTCGATAGGATCATCGGTCGATCGACGTACAAAAAGCTGGTGAGCAAACAGGTTATGCCAAGCCCTCTCGTTAATGACTCTAATCGGGATACGATATCGTTTATCTGTACCAGCATAACCGTTAAAGACGTACCTTTCTTTATCCTTTAAGTATTCAATGACTTTAAAATAGAGCTTTTCAAAAACGGCTTCAGAAATAGGCTGATTAACATTGCCCCAGTCTACGTCCTGCTCACTTAAGCGGTCTCTCACAATAAATTTGTCCTTAGGAGAGCGACCCGTATACGTTCCGGTTAATGTTCTCAAAGCTCCAGTTGGAGTCAAATGTCCCTCCTGTCGGCTAATGCTATGTTCCACTAATTGGGCTACAGATAAATCGCATAAGGCCTGTTCTTCTAAAAGCTGCATTAAAGCATTAGGTATACTAAGTACGCTCACTTCAAACAATCCTTTCTGTCAATGAATTAATAATGAATGATAGAACAACATATTCATAAATCATATTCCATATTTTATGCATCTTATATGAACTAAGATACAAAATAGTATAACACAATTAACTTAATGTTGTATACTATTAAAAATAATGAAGGAAAACTATTTAAGCTCATGCTTAAAGTACGTTCGCAGCACAAAAAGCAAGTCAGTGTATGACTTTTATTTTGTCTTAGATGAGGGTAATTATGTTACCATAAAAGTATTCATTCATTTTACGATCAAAATTAAAAGCGATAAAAGAGGTGGCTGTATATGTCTACATTACAAACGAAGCATACCATTGAAAAATCAATCGACGCCCTGTATCAGGATGAAAGCTTTTTACCAGAGTTAAAGAATGATCGAAGAAAGCAGATTTTTGAATCCGGCAAGGAAATTTTGATTACAACGGATAAAATTATTAAAAGCTACATACGTGTCTCACGAGATAATGGAAGTGTCGTACGTATACCGGCCTTCAGGATTCAGCACAATAATATATCTGGCTTCTATAAAGGTGGAATTCGTTTTAGTGAATCCGTAAATGAGGAAGAGGTTGAAAATTTAGCTATCCTGATGACTTTAAAAAACGCTTTGCATAAGCTGCCTTACGGTGGAGCAAAGGGCGGAGTAGTTATTGATCCGAAAACATTTACAGATCGAGAGCTTTATTTCGTCTCTAAAAAATACGTGCAACGCTTTGCCCCTGATATTGGACCAGAGCACGACATTCCCGCTCCAGATGTAGGAACAAATGAAAAGATCATGGACTGGATGGTAGGTGAATATAAAACGATTCATCCAGGTGAAAATTATCTAGGATCTTTTACAGGCAAAAGCATTGAGAATGGTGGAGCATGTGGAAGGCGTGAGGCAACAGGGAAAGGGACGTTTTTTAGCTACTTTTGGCTGGTGAATGAGTGGGCTAGGGAGATGGCGAAGAAGGAAGATCAACTAAAAGAGTCTACTCATTATAATCAATACAAAGTGATCAAGAGCCTGTATGAGAAAAGTGATCAGGGTGAGCCTATCAAGGTTGCCGTTCAGGGCTTTGGTAATGTAGGCAGCGTTGCTGCATTAGAGACTGTAAAAGCAGAGCAGTTAAAGCATAAGGTAGTCGCTATTAGTGATCATCGAGTAACGTTATACCATGAAGAAGGCTTAGATATTTTCAAATTAGAGAAGTATGCGAAGGAAAACGGGGTTATGCCTTGTAATCAAGAAGAGCTGAAGGAAGCAGGAGTTGAGGCTACGATTGAGGGACGCTCTGCCGTATTAACCCTAGAAGTGGATGTTCTAATCCTAGCAGCCATAGAAAATCAGATTACAAAGGATAATATGGAACGAATACAAGCATCTATTATTGTAGAAGGAGCCAACGCACCAGTAACACAAGAGGCAGACTTATTTCTACATGGTCAGGATAAGGTCGTTATCCCAGATATCCTAGCGAATGCTGGTGGGGTTATTGTGTCCTATCTGGAATGGAAGCAGGATCGAGTAACTCAGCTTTATACAGAGGAACAGGTTCTAAATGAAATGAATGAATATATGCTGTCTACGTTTGAGGAAGTGTTCAATAAGTATTTTGTTCGTGGCTATGAAACGATCCGTAGTACGTGCTATATCAATGCGGTCAAACGTTTATTTTCTCTCCTGTATCGCCATGGAAAGCTATATTAATTATTACAGATTTAAGGGAGTGGATAGAAAAATGAGCAGAGCCGTGCTATGATGACCATAAGGCTATTGCTGTTGAGCTTCGTAATTCGCATGAAGCCAAGCCTTTTATAAAGCTGTTTAATCAATGAGAGGAGTGATAAATATGTTAATTGTGACAAAGGTTTCATTTAATGGTACAGATAGCGGACTAAAAGCGGGTGAAAGTCAGTAGGTCACAGTGATTACTCCTTTTGAATTGATGAACAGACAAAGGGATTCTCTGTGATCAAATCGTTGTATTTGAAGGGAGAATTCAATTTGAATTTAATACATTTAGGCCTGAACAATGAATTTCAGGACTTGGCTACGCCATTTATAGAGCAAGGCTTTTCTCTAGGGAGAGTGGCACTTGAGCATAAGCATATATACCGGATTTACACAGAACATGGTGAACTACTTGCAGAAATTGCAGGTAAGCTACGTTTCGAAGCACAGGGTATTGAAGATTTCCCTGCTGTAGGAGACTGGGTTGCGATTAAGCCTAGGGCAGAGGAAGGTAAAGCGACGATTCATGCCGTGCTTCCTAGAAAATCTAAATTCTCTAGAAATAACGCAGGAATGACGACGGAAGAACAAATTGTGGCTACAAATGTGGACTATGTTTTTCTTGTTACAGCCTTAAATAATGATTTTAACATTCGAAGATTAGAGCGCTATTTAATTATGGCGTGGGAAAGTGGAGCGACGCCAGTTATTATTCTTTCTAAGGCTGACCTTTGCTCAGATGTACAGGATAAGCTAGCTGCTGTGGAATCGATCGCTATTGGGGTTCCTGTGCATATCCTAAGCTCTGTAACTAAAGAAGGCATTGAGGATATTGCTCAATATGTGAAGCCAGGGATTACGGCAGCCTTATTAGGTTCATCAGGAGTGGGTAAATCCACACTGATAAACCAGCTTTATGGAGAGGATATTCAGAAGGTCAATGATATCCGCCAAGGAGATGATCGCGGGAAGCATACAACCACGCATCGTGAGTTGATTATCCTTCCATCTGGTGGAATCATTATTGATACTCATGGAATGAGGGAGCTTCAGCTATGGGAAGGTGGACAGGGCTTTACTGAGAGCTTTAAAGATATTGAGGATTTGGCTCGGGAATGCCGTTTTACAGACTGTACACATAAAAATGAGCCTCATTGTGCTGTCAAGCTGGCCATTGAAGAGGGAAGATTGGATGCTGAGCGCTTTACTAGCTATCTGAAGACTCAAAGGGAACTGCAATATCTTGAGCGTAAGGAGAAATTGAAGGCTAGAGCCGATCATAAAAAAGCCATGAAGAAAAAGTAGAAATGGACTATGGCTCAATAAGAAAAAAGAAGAAAAGTTTACAGCCTGCTTAAAGCAACTGTTCCTTTTCTTCTTTTTTTTGATATTATGATTTATCGGTCTCTTGTTTAGCCAATGTTGCCAGTTCAACCTCTTTATAGTACTTACCTTTTTCTACATATGTTTCTCTTATTCGTTTAAGCTCAGAGAAATCATGGTCATTAAGCTCCCTGACTACTTTGGCTGGTGAACCGACAACAAGGGTGCGAGGAGGTATCTTTTTCCCTGGTGGAACTAAAGCTCCTGCCCCAACCATAGCCTCTTCACCAATTTCTACTCCATCCAGAATAATAGCTCCCATACCGATTAGAGCTCCTTGCTTAATATGACAGCTGTGTAAAACAACGTTATGTCCCACTGTAACATCATCCTCAATAATCAAGGGTATATTAGGGCTTTGATGGAGAGTTGAGTTGTCTTGAATGCTTACCCTTTTGCCGATAACAGTAGGTGAAACGTCACCGCGTATTACTGTGTTGTACCAAATACTTGTATCCTCACCGATTTCAACATCTCCTGTAATGACAACACCGTTAGAAACGTAGGCGTTAGGTGAGATTACAGGCTCTTTTCCTTTGTAAGGTAAAATCATGAATAAGCACCTCAATTACAATTATGATATAACAATTTTATCACTGTAAGTGGAGAATGAATAGGAGTGACTTATCCGTTAACGATCGTCCCACCATTGATGTGCAAGACCTGACCAGACATGTAGGATGAATCGTCTGATGCTAGATAGACATAAGCTGGGGCGAGCTCAAAGGGTTGTCCAGGACGCTTCATAGGAGTGTCTTGACCAAACTGAGCCACCTTACTTGCTTCAAAGGTAGCAGGGATTAAAGGTGTCCATATCGGACCAGGTGCTATTCCATTCACTCTAATGCCCTGACCAGCAATCTGCTCAGATAACGAGCGGGTAAAGGAGACGATAGCTCCCTTTGTGGAGGAGTAGTCGACAAGCTGATCATGCCCTTTGTATGCAGTAACAGACGTTGTATTCACAATGCTACTTCCTTTTGATAAATAAGGTAGGGCAGCTTTGGTTAGATAAAAGTAGGAATAAAGGTTTGTCCTAAACGTAAGCTCTAGCTGATCAGCAGAGATGTTCCGAATATCTTTTTGGGGCACCTGCATGGCCGCGTTGTTGATCAAGATATCAAGCTTACCAAACGTTTGGACAACCTGTTCCACCACCTGTTGGCAAAATGCCTCTGAACCGATGTCTCCGGCTATGAGGTGGCATTGTCCACCTTTTTCCTCAACTATTTTCTTAGTCTCCTGAGCATCCTGCTCTTCATTCAGATAGAGGATAGCTAGCTTAGCCCCTTCCTTGGCGAAGGCAACAGATACCGCCCGACCGATACCGCTGTCACCTCCTGTAATAAGAACAACTCGATCCTTAAGTTTTCCGCTTCCTTTGTAGGAGGGGTTGTCATAAAGGGGTCTCGGGTTCATTTGAGCTTCAATTCCAGGCTGTACCTCCTGTTGCTGTGCAGGTACCTGCTTTGGTATTTGATTAAATATATCGTTTTGTCCCATGCTTATTACACCCTTTCATTATTGTTTGTTTAGACGTACCCTTTTCTTTAATCATTTATCCTTAAAATCTATAGAAATGTGCAAATAGATATTAGTGCTTTAGCATGCTACAATAAACGTAGAATAATTGGCTGGAGAAGTAAGCAAAACGGGAGGGGCAGATATGTCAAATCAGATCACTGATCAGAGGAACAACCATCGAATACGAGCACAGGTTCCGCAAAAGCCGATTCAACTCATGAAGGCGGTATATAAACAAACCCTTCCTGCTATACATAAACAGCTTAGCTATTGGAAAAGGAAAGCAGAGAACATCTCAGACCAAGAGCTAAGAGAACAGGCATTATCTAGTATAAAGAGCAAACAATTTCACTGTCAGGGTGGTGGCGTTTATGCCTTGCTAGCACCTAAGGAGTTACGTACATATGTCTATCAGTTTATTGTGGCGTATCAAACAATTAGTGATTACTTAGATAATTTGTGTGATCGAAGTATATCTCAGGATGCTACGAACTTTAGAAGATTACATCAAGCTATGATTGATGCTCTTACAAAGCCCTCTGATATGGATGAGCTGGATTATTATGAGTATCAGGAGCACAAAGCTGATAATGGCTATTTAAAGGAATTGGTTCAAACGTGTCAGGCTGCCTTAGAGCGACTCCCATCCGTTCAGCATTATCATAGTCATATGATGGTGTTAGCACAG is a window of Bacillus horti DNA encoding:
- the pckA gene encoding phosphoenolpyruvate carboxykinase (ATP), with protein sequence MQLLEEQALCDLSVAQLVEHSISRQEGHLTPTGALRTLTGTYTGRSPKDKFIVRDRLSEQDVDWGNVNQPISEAVFEKLYFKVIEYLKDKERYVFNGYAGTDKRYRIPIRVINERAWHNLFAHQLFVRRSTDDPIETEGLFTIVSAPGFKADPVVDGTHSEAFVLVSFEKRIVLIGGTEYAGEMKKSIFSVMNYVLPKKNVFPMHCSANVGDAGDVALFFGLSGTGKTTLSADPFRRLIGDDEHGWSEDGVFNIEGGCYAKCIHLSPEKEPQIWNAIRFGTVLENVDYHAVTGEIDYSSSKYTENTRAAYPIDYIPGAQLPSVAGHPNVIIFLTADAFGVLPPISKLTKEQAMYHFLSGYTSKLAGTERGVTEPEATFSTCFGAPFLPLAPDVYAEMLGEKMEQHDTDVYLVNTGWTGGGYGVGQRMNLTYTRAMVTAAIQGELKEVSYEQEPVFGLFVPTSCPSVPAELLQPRNTWIDKEVYDQKATELAQLFVQNFKRFNLSTGLELSAGPKL
- a CDS encoding Glu/Leu/Phe/Val family dehydrogenase — encoded protein: MSTLQTKHTIEKSIDALYQDESFLPELKNDRRKQIFESGKEILITTDKIIKSYIRVSRDNGSVVRIPAFRIQHNNISGFYKGGIRFSESVNEEEVENLAILMTLKNALHKLPYGGAKGGVVIDPKTFTDRELYFVSKKYVQRFAPDIGPEHDIPAPDVGTNEKIMDWMVGEYKTIHPGENYLGSFTGKSIENGGACGRREATGKGTFFSYFWLVNEWAREMAKKEDQLKESTHYNQYKVIKSLYEKSDQGEPIKVAVQGFGNVGSVAALETVKAEQLKHKVVAISDHRVTLYHEEGLDIFKLEKYAKENGVMPCNQEELKEAGVEATIEGRSAVLTLEVDVLILAAIENQITKDNMERIQASIIVEGANAPVTQEADLFLHGQDKVVIPDILANAGGVIVSYLEWKQDRVTQLYTEEQVLNEMNEYMLSTFEEVFNKYFVRGYETIRSTCYINAVKRLFSLLYRHGKLY
- the rsgA gene encoding ribosome small subunit-dependent GTPase A; this encodes MNLIHLGLNNEFQDLATPFIEQGFSLGRVALEHKHIYRIYTEHGELLAEIAGKLRFEAQGIEDFPAVGDWVAIKPRAEEGKATIHAVLPRKSKFSRNNAGMTTEEQIVATNVDYVFLVTALNNDFNIRRLERYLIMAWESGATPVIILSKADLCSDVQDKLAAVESIAIGVPVHILSSVTKEGIEDIAQYVKPGITAALLGSSGVGKSTLINQLYGEDIQKVNDIRQGDDRGKHTTTHRELIILPSGGIIIDTHGMRELQLWEGGQGFTESFKDIEDLARECRFTDCTHKNEPHCAVKLAIEEGRLDAERFTSYLKTQRELQYLERKEKLKARADHKKAMKKK
- a CDS encoding gamma carbonic anhydrase family protein, with amino-acid sequence MILPYKGKEPVISPNAYVSNGVVITGDVEIGEDTSIWYNTVIRGDVSPTVIGKRVSIQDNSTLHQSPNIPLIIEDDVTVGHNVVLHSCHIKQGALIGMGAIILDGVEIGEEAMVGAGALVPPGKKIPPRTLVVGSPAKVVRELNDHDFSELKRIRETYVEKGKYYKEVELATLAKQETDKS
- a CDS encoding SDR family oxidoreductase, whose protein sequence is MGQNDIFNQIPKQVPAQQQEVQPGIEAQMNPRPLYDNPSYKGSGKLKDRVVLITGGDSGIGRAVSVAFAKEGAKLAILYLNEEQDAQETKKIVEEKGGQCHLIAGDIGSEAFCQQVVEQVVQTFGKLDILINNAAMQVPQKDIRNISADQLELTFRTNLYSYFYLTKAALPYLSKGSSIVNTTSVTAYKGHDQLVDYSSTKGAIVSFTRSLSEQIAGQGIRVNGIAPGPIWTPLIPATFEASKVAQFGQDTPMKRPGQPFELAPAYVYLASDDSSYMSGQVLHINGGTIVNG